A genomic window from Cloacibacillus evryensis DSM 19522 includes:
- a CDS encoding YkvI family membrane protein, producing the protein MTNINGKTGGWKSILIFAGSYISYYFGSGYATGQDLMQYYLRFAYGWHFLLGPMLALVIFWYYNWSFTRAGAREKFKQHGDIFTYYCGKIIGLAFDIFIIISCGLCYMVMCSGAAAALAQQFAMPEWLGAVIFCFFVVTTNIFGLRGIVRVLGQLGPILIVSVFLISLFTLARSYENIPEGFRLIREGNLGQISIGPNLWIGSIFHSVTVIGWFAAFSAELGARSDLKELSTGIVLACFAVLVTTTVGSFALIGNIKEVATAAIPNLILANRLSPLLGNFFAFIVLGSVYTTAVPLLWTTSSRFAGGDLSRRFRLITVGVGVLGLLMALYVPYRSFINIIYTLCSYIGIVMLLFMLLRDARFFLAGRKFAKAAEAAGGEGEGGR; encoded by the coding sequence ATGACAAATATCAACGGGAAAACCGGCGGTTGGAAATCGATCCTCATTTTCGCCGGCAGCTACATCAGCTATTATTTCGGCTCGGGCTACGCCACTGGACAGGACCTCATGCAGTATTATCTTCGTTTCGCCTACGGCTGGCATTTTTTACTGGGGCCGATGCTGGCGCTGGTGATCTTCTGGTATTACAACTGGAGCTTCACGCGGGCGGGGGCGCGGGAAAAATTCAAACAGCACGGCGATATCTTCACCTATTACTGCGGCAAGATCATCGGCCTCGCCTTCGACATCTTCATCATCATCTCCTGCGGCCTCTGCTATATGGTGATGTGCAGCGGCGCGGCCGCCGCCCTCGCGCAGCAGTTCGCGATGCCGGAATGGCTCGGCGCGGTCATCTTCTGTTTCTTCGTCGTGACGACGAACATCTTCGGACTGCGCGGTATCGTGAGAGTGCTGGGGCAGCTTGGGCCTATCCTCATCGTCAGCGTCTTTCTTATCTCGCTCTTCACACTGGCGCGCAGCTATGAAAACATTCCCGAGGGCTTCCGCCTGATCCGGGAGGGCAATCTGGGACAGATATCGATCGGCCCCAACCTCTGGATCGGCTCTATCTTCCATTCCGTCACTGTGATCGGCTGGTTCGCGGCCTTCTCGGCGGAGCTCGGGGCCAGGAGCGATCTCAAAGAGCTGTCGACCGGCATCGTGCTCGCCTGCTTCGCGGTCCTCGTCACCACCACGGTGGGCTCGTTCGCGCTCATCGGCAACATCAAAGAGGTCGCGACCGCCGCCATCCCCAACCTGATCTTGGCGAACAGGCTCTCGCCCCTGCTCGGCAACTTCTTTGCCTTCATCGTGCTCGGCAGCGTCTACACCACCGCCGTGCCCCTGCTCTGGACGACCTCCAGCCGCTTCGCGGGCGGCGACCTTTCGCGCCGCTTCCGCCTCATCACCGTCGGCGTCGGCGTGCTCGGCCTGCTGATGGCCCTTTATGTGCCATACCGCAGCTTCATCAATATCATCTACACGCTTTGCAGCTACATCGGCATCGTGATGCTGCTCTTCATGCTGCTCAGGGACGCGCGCTTTTTCCTCGCGGGGCGCAAATTCGCCAAGGCCGCCGAAGCCGCGGGAGGCGAAGGGGAGGGCGGCAGATGA
- a CDS encoding glycyl radical protein, giving the protein MTSQPLGAAPADGPRLALTQRVKRLRELSREAEVWIDPERARVITAFYRENDGKYSIPVLRALALKDLFQKKELYLGDDELIVGERGSAPKRIPTFPEIACHSLEDLEMLASQRMIPYNVSDETKDLYKNEIIPYWRGRSLRDRVFGRLEREWMDIYESGLITETLEQRAPGSMALDGKIYGTGLLGIKEEIKSAAAALDFMNDPEASDKREELTAMDIACDALILYAKKYAELLAEKAALCADGARRAELEKMADVCRRVPAHAPRDLWEALQTYWFLHVGVVTEANGWDGCNPGHIDRHFYPFYKKDVESGALTKGFAKELLCAWWIKFNNHPAPAKYGVSALESGTYNDFVNISLGGMTPEGTDAVNELSYVFLDILDEIEFIQPQAHILLSRVNSDEFLKYACRVIRKGRGFPAVFNADAAIEQQLRTGKTLADARGGGVCGCVETTCYGKEAAPLIGYINFPKILELALHDGVDPRTKRRIGPASGAAADFADYDELIAAFKLQAKHVIETKLRGTQYLERMFAEYLPQSFLSSLIEGCVAKGRNYNDGGPKYSISMLPGVGIGTVTDSLAAIKKHVFDEGRYTLAETVEALDGNFEGRGEMRAVFANRTPRYGNDDDYADAIMKEISDYFIDAVDGRPDSRGGTYRMDMLPTTCHMYFGEMTLATADGRAAFTPLSEGISPAQGADRGGPTAVLKSAAKMDHARTCGTLLNMKFLPDALKDENGIQKLAGLIRTYFRFGGYHLQFNVCDAETLRGAQREPEKYRNLIVRVAGYSDYFNAVGRSLQDEIIRRTAHS; this is encoded by the coding sequence ATGACGTCACAGCCATTGGGCGCTGCGCCGGCAGATGGCCCGCGCCTCGCGCTCACGCAGAGGGTGAAGCGCCTCAGAGAACTCAGTCGGGAGGCCGAGGTCTGGATCGATCCCGAAAGGGCGCGCGTGATCACGGCCTTTTACAGGGAAAATGACGGCAAGTACAGCATCCCCGTGCTGCGCGCGCTGGCCCTCAAGGACCTTTTTCAAAAGAAGGAGCTCTATCTCGGCGACGACGAACTGATCGTCGGCGAGCGCGGGAGCGCCCCCAAACGCATCCCCACCTTCCCCGAGATCGCCTGCCACTCGCTCGAAGATTTGGAGATGCTCGCCTCACAGAGGATGATCCCCTACAACGTCTCCGACGAGACGAAGGATCTTTACAAAAACGAAATCATTCCCTACTGGCGCGGCCGTTCGCTGCGGGATCGCGTATTCGGCCGGCTGGAGCGCGAGTGGATGGATATTTACGAAAGCGGCCTCATCACGGAGACGCTGGAGCAGCGCGCGCCCGGCTCGATGGCGCTGGACGGAAAGATCTACGGGACGGGGCTGCTGGGGATAAAGGAGGAGATCAAGTCCGCTGCGGCGGCGCTTGATTTCATGAACGACCCCGAGGCCTCCGACAAGCGGGAGGAGCTGACGGCGATGGATATCGCCTGCGACGCGCTCATCCTCTACGCCAAGAAATACGCGGAGCTGCTGGCTGAGAAAGCGGCTCTCTGCGCGGACGGCGCGAGACGGGCGGAGCTGGAAAAGATGGCCGACGTCTGCCGCCGCGTCCCCGCGCACGCGCCGCGCGACCTCTGGGAGGCGCTGCAGACCTACTGGTTCCTCCATGTCGGCGTGGTCACAGAGGCCAACGGCTGGGACGGCTGCAATCCCGGGCATATCGACCGCCATTTTTACCCCTTCTATAAAAAAGACGTCGAGAGCGGCGCGCTGACGAAGGGTTTCGCGAAGGAGCTTCTATGCGCCTGGTGGATAAAGTTCAACAATCACCCCGCGCCGGCCAAGTACGGCGTGAGCGCGCTCGAAAGCGGGACTTACAACGACTTCGTCAACATCAGCCTCGGCGGGATGACGCCGGAGGGGACGGACGCGGTCAACGAGCTCTCTTACGTCTTCCTCGACATACTCGACGAGATCGAATTCATCCAGCCGCAGGCACACATCCTGCTCAGCCGCGTCAACAGCGACGAATTTCTCAAATACGCCTGCCGCGTGATCCGCAAAGGGCGCGGCTTCCCGGCGGTCTTCAACGCCGACGCGGCGATCGAACAGCAGCTGCGCACCGGCAAGACGCTGGCCGACGCGCGCGGCGGCGGCGTCTGCGGCTGCGTGGAGACGACCTGCTACGGCAAGGAGGCCGCGCCGCTCATCGGCTATATCAACTTCCCGAAGATACTCGAACTCGCGCTCCACGACGGCGTCGATCCGCGGACAAAGCGCCGGATCGGCCCGGCAAGCGGCGCGGCGGCGGACTTCGCTGACTATGACGAGCTGATCGCGGCCTTCAAGCTCCAGGCGAAGCACGTCATCGAGACCAAGCTGCGCGGGACGCAGTATCTCGAGCGCATGTTCGCCGAATACCTGCCGCAGTCCTTCCTCTCCTCGCTCATCGAGGGCTGTGTCGCCAAGGGCAGGAACTACAACGACGGCGGCCCGAAGTACAGCATCTCGATGCTGCCCGGCGTCGGCATCGGCACGGTGACGGACAGCCTCGCCGCGATCAAAAAGCACGTATTCGACGAGGGAAGGTACACTCTCGCCGAGACGGTGGAGGCGCTCGACGGCAACTTCGAGGGCCGCGGGGAGATGCGCGCCGTCTTCGCGAACCGCACCCCGCGCTACGGCAACGACGACGATTACGCCGACGCCATCATGAAGGAAATTTCCGATTATTTCATCGACGCCGTGGACGGCAGGCCCGACAGCCGTGGCGGCACCTACCGCATGGATATGCTCCCCACCACCTGCCACATGTATTTCGGCGAGATGACGCTGGCGACGGCTGACGGGCGCGCGGCCTTCACGCCGCTCTCCGAAGGGATATCGCCGGCGCAGGGGGCGGACCGCGGCGGACCGACCGCCGTGCTGAAGTCGGCGGCGAAGATGGACCACGCCCGCACCTGCGGCACGCTGCTGAATATGAAGTTCCTGCCCGACGCGCTGAAGGACGAGAACGGCATCCAAAAGCTCGCGGGGCTGATACGGACCTATTTCCGCTTCGGCGGCTATCACCTCCAGTTCAACGTCTGCGACGCGGAGACGCTGCGCGGGGCGCAGAGGGAGCCGGAGAAGTACCGCAATCTCATCGTGCGCGTGGCGGGATACAGCGATTATTTCAACGCCGTCGGCAGGTCGCTGCAGGACGAGATCATCCGCAGGACGGCCCACAGTTAG